GGAAGTAAAAGCCGATCCTAATTCTGAAATTACATTATTTGCTGTAGATGAGGGAATTTTGCAGATAACAAATCAAAAATTTAAAAGCCCTCTTGATTTCTTCAATAAAGCAATAGCGGATTCTGTGCTTGATTTTGATATATTTGACAGCATTACCGGATTTAAAAAAGACGGTAAAGTGCTAAGCTTTGGCGGTGATACGGCTAGCTCGCTAATGGAGATGAGAATGGCGAAATTTGCAACTCCAGTCGATAAGAAAAACGTAAAAACTTATATCAAAATGCAAACTACAAAAGCTGATGCTAACGGAAATGCAACTTTTGAAGTAGAGGTTCCTGAGGATTTCAATTCAAAAATAAATCTAGCAGTTTTAGCAAAGAGCGAAAGTAAGCTTGGTTTTGATATAAGTGAAATTAACGTCAAAGATGACATCATATTAAAACCTACACAAACTGCATACTTGGTAAAAGGCGATAAGATAAATTACATCCTAAGAGTTATAAATACTACAAACGATACGAAAGAGATAACTCTTAGCTTGGATACAAATTTAAATGCAAAACTTGAAAAAGAGAAGATAACTCTAAAGCCAAACGAGAATTTAAAAACAATCGTTGCCATAGATGCAAACTCTACCGGTAAATCATTCTTAAAATTTAAAGCAAATGACGGCAAAGAGAGCTACTCATACTCATTAAATTTAGACGTAGTTTACCCATATCCGCTTAGCACATATATGACATCTTTTCAAGCAAGCGAAAAAAAGACATTAACACTAGACCCTGAATTTAAAGATATCAAAATAGATGCTTCAACTTCTATAAAAAGCTTTCTTGGAGCAAATAGCGATAAGCTTATAAACTATCCTTACGGATGCTCAGAGCAACGCTCAAGTAAGCTTTTAGAGCTTAACGCCTTAGTGCTTAACGATGAAAATAGCACAAAATCAAGAATAGATGCGGCGGATATTAAGAGATTTATAGTAGCCGGCATGAAAGATCTGATAAAAATGCAAAAAACAGATGGAAGCTTCGGATATTGGGGTGAGTTAAGCTATACCAATAATTTTGCCTCCATATACGCTATAGATACGCTTCTAGAGCTTGAAAAATCAGGATTTGCTCTTGATAAAAATGTGAAGTCCAAAGCGCTTATCTGGCTCATAAATTTTGGCTCAAAAGACAATCTTCAAGCCCTATATGCAGCTTATGTATTAAGCACTCAAAATAAGCTTGAAAAATCTGCAGCCAATGCTCTTTATGACAATAGGAAATTTTCAACCTCTCTTGAAGCCTATTTAATGGCATCTATCCTTCAAAATGTTGGTCTTAAAAAAGAGAGTGAAAATGCGCTTAAGCAAATAGGTGATGTAATTTATAGTAAAGAAAAATCTCTAGCAGATAATTTTGGCTCAAGAAAGAGAAATACTGCATTTGCACTGTTGCTTCACGCTAGACATTTTGAGAAAAATCCATTTAGCGAAGAGATGGCAAACTATCTAATAAAAAATATAGATAAAATGTATTCTACTCAGGAGCGTGCATTTACTCTAATGGCTTTAAGAGCCTATATAAAAGATACTTCATCTAGAAATAAATTTAAAATAAGCTACGATGGCAAAGATATTCTTTTTGACGGATTAAATAGTATCGATATATCTCCTAAAAAGCCTGCAATTACAGTCACTCCTGAATCTGGATCATCTGTATATCTAAGTGTAAGAAGTATGGCATATAAACCGCTTGAGATAAATCACAAATTTGATAAAAAAGGGCTTGATATCATGAGAAAATTTGTCGGCAAAGACGGCAAAGAGATAGATATCAACAACCTTAAGTTAAACGACGTGATATACTCTAAACTCATGATTAAGACAGATGATTACATAAGAAACGGCGTGATAAACGAGCAGGTAAGCCCTTGCTTTGAGATCATAAACGAAAACATAGCTCCAAATTTAAGGACAAAGGCTACTAAAAATACTCTATATATAGAACATCAAAACATACAAGATGACAGAGTAATTAGCTTTTATTCACTTGATTCCGGATTTGCAAACGAAAAAGATAAAACGCCATTTACTCTTTACACTCCGCTTCGAGTTGTGATGAGCGGTAAATGCATGCTTCCTGCGGTTATAACCGAAAATATGTATGATGAGAGCATGAACGATTACGATTTAGCTCAAAAAGAATTTATCGTAAAATAAACCAAAAAGAGGTGGCTTTACCAGCTAGAGCCTCCTCTTTCAACCTTAAATTTAAATCTACTCTTATAAATTTAATCGCCCTATTAGTAAAATTCTGATAAAATCGAGCATTTTTGATCAAACCTAAAAGGATTTGAAGTGAGTTTTTACAACGCAAAAGAGGTTGAAGAAAAATTTTATAAAATTTGGGAAGAGCGCGGATATTTCGAGATTGATGCAAACAAAGATATCCAAAAAGAAGGTCGCAAATTTTGCATTATGATGCCTCCTCCAAATGTAACCGGTTCGCTTCACATAGGACACTCTCTTACCTTTACGCTTCAAGACATAATGACAAGATATAAAAGAATGGACGGCTACAAGACGCTTTGGCAGCCGGGACTTGATCACGCAGGTATAGCTACTCAAAACGTCGTTGAAAAGCAGCTTTTAGCTCAAGGAATAACAAAAGAGAGCATAGGACGCGAAGAGTTTGTAAATCGCGTATGGCAATGGAAGGAAAAAAGCGGTGGCATGATAGTTCATCAGATGCGCCGTCTTGGGATCACGCCTGCTTGGAGTCGCCAAAGATTTACCATGGATGAGGGGCTTAAAAAAGCTGTCAAAAAGGCCTTTGTAAAGCTTTATGAAAACGGCACGATAGTTCGCGGAAACTACATGATAAACTGGTGCACGCACGACGGAGCGCTTAGCGATATCGAAGTCGAGCACAAAGACAACAAAGGCAAGCTTTATCATATCAGATACTTTTTAAAAGACAGCAAAGACTACATCGTAGTAGCCACGACTCGTCCGGAAACCTACTTCGGCGATACAGCCGTAATGGTAAATCCAAACGACGAAAGATATAAACATTTGATAGGTAAAAAAGTAATCTTGCCTATCATCAACCGAGAGATAGAGATCATAGCCGACGAGCACGTGGATATGGAGTTTGGAACAGGACTTGTTAAAGTTACTCCGGCTCACGATATGAACGACTATGAAGTTGGCAAACGCCATAACTTGGAGTTTATCACCTGCTTTGATGAGGCTGGAATCCTAAACGATCAGTGCGATAAATTTAAAGGCCTTGAAAGACTTGAAGCAAGAGATATCATCGTGGCGGAGCTTAAAAAGATCGGTAATATCGAAAAGATTGAAGACTACGAAAATCAAGTAGGCTACTGCTACCGCTGCAAAAATGTCGTAGAGCCTTACATCTCAAAACAGTGGTTCGTAAAGCGCGAGATCGCCGATCAAGCCATAGCCGACGTAAGCGCAGGGCTTGCTAAATTTTACCCTGCACACTGGGTAAACAGCTTTAACGCTTGGATGAGAGAGCTAAGAGACTGGTGCATATCTCGCCAGCTTTGGTGGGGACATCAAATTCCTGTTTTTTACTGCGACGAGTGCGGTCATGAGTGGGCCGATGAGGGCGAACCTACCGAATGTAAAAAATGCAAAAGCAAAAACATACATCAAGATAAAGATGTACTTGATACGTGGTTTAGCTCAGGGCTTTGGTCGTTTAGCACACTTGGCTGGGGAAATGGAGACGAGCTTAAAAACGAAAAATGGTTTGAAGAGGATTTAAAAGAATTTTATCCAAACAACCTACTGATAACAGGCTTTGATATACTATTTTTCTGGGTTGCAAGGATGATGTTTCAAGGACAAAACGCGCTTGGCAAGCTTCCGTTTAGCGATATCTATCTGCACGCTTTAGTTAAGGACGAGCAAGGCAGAAAGATGAGTAAAAGCCTTGGAAACGTCATCGATCCGCTTGATAGTATCGAGGAGTATAGCGCCGATATCTTGCGTTTTACTCTGGCACTGCTTGCTGTTCAAGGACGCGACATAAAGCTTAGCGAAGATAAGATGAAGCTGGTAAGAAATTTTACCAACAAGCTTTATAACGCCAGCAAATATTTGCTACTAAACGAGAGTAAATTTGAAGATCTTGATAAGATAGAGCTTAAAACTAAGCTTGGAATTTATATAAACAGTCGCTTTAACGAGTGCGTTAAGCAGGTGCGTGAAAATATAGATATCTACCGCTTTAACGACGCTGCGAATGCACTTTACAAATTCCTCTGGGATGAGTTTTGCGACTGGGGAATTGAGCTTAGCAAAGCCGATAAAAGTAGCGTAAAAGAGCTTGGAAGCATATTTAAAGAGGCGATGAGGCTGCTAAGTCCATTTATGCCGTTTATCAGCGAATATCTATATCACGAGCTAAGCAGCACAAATTTGGAAACCTCAGGCTCTATAATGATCTCGCGATATCCTGAGATAAAAGAGCAAAATTTAAAGATCGAAGGCATTTTTTCTCTAGTAATCGAAGCAATAGTTGCCATAAGACGCGCAAAAGCGACTATTGATCTTGGAAATTCTAAAATTTCAAAGGCTTACGTAAAGCTAAATAGAAGCGAAAATTTAAACGAAGCAAAAGAGTATATCGCCCTACTTTCTAAATGCGAACAGATCGAATTTGTAAACAACAAGATAGATGACGCAATATGTGACGTAAGCGAAAATTTAGAGGTATTTATCTCGCTTGAAGGCGTTGATATGTCGGCGATGATAAGTAGACTCAACGCGCAGAAAAACAAGCTTGAAAAAGAGATAATGAAGCTTTCAAACATGCTTAATAACGAAAAATTTGTGGCAAACGCCCCTACCGATGTCATAGAGACAAACAAAGCAGGCCTTGCAAGCGCAAAAGACCAGTTTGAAAAGGTAGAAGCTGAGCTTAAAAAATTCAGCAAATAAATTTAAATAAGGATAATAATGAAAAGTCTAGGATTTGGTGGTTTTACACTTGGTACTGTTGTTGCGGTCGCTCTATCTTGGGGCGCAAACAAAAGCATTTTATGGGCAATCATACATGGATTTCTTAGCTGGTTTTATGTAATTTATTATTTTTTATTTAAATAACAGGACATATAAACTTAATGATAGAAATTTCAAATTTGATTAAATACTATGGTGATACAAAAGTCATAGATGATGTGAGTTTTACAGTAAATGAGAGCGAAATTTTCGCACTTGTCGGACATAGCGGCGCAGGCAAATCCACCCTGCTTCGCTGCATAAACGGACTTGAGAGCTATCAAAGTGGCTCTGTAAAAGTATATGGCAAAGAGATAAAAGATATCAGCGCAAACGAACTTAGACATTTTAGAAAAGATGTCGGCATGATATTTCAGCACTTTGCGCTAATGGCTAGAAAAAACGTATTTGAAAACGTCGCAACGCCGCTTGAATTTTGGAAATATCCAAAAAGCGAAATTCAAAAAAGAGTAAGTGAGTTGCTTGATCTTGTAGGATTAAGCAATAAATCAAAAAGCTATCCAGGCGAGCTAAGTGGCGGTCAAAAGCAGCGTGTAGCCATAGCTAGAGCGCTAGCCTTAAATCCTAAAATTTTACTAAGCGATGAGGCGACATCGGCTCTTGATCCAAACACTACAAATTCTATCTTAGAGCTCTTAAAAAAGATCAATCGCGAGCTAAAAATAAGCATAGTTATCGTTACTCACGAAATGGAAGTCGTAAAATCAACCTCACATAGAGCGATCCTGCTAGAACACGGCAAAATCATAGGCTCAGGTAGGATCGAGGATCTATTTTTAAAACCGGATGAGAAGATGAAAGAGTTTTTAGGTGAAGTTGAAATCTTGCCTCAAAGCGGAGTAAACATCCGTCTGTTTTTCCCAAAAGAAGTAGCGCAAAAAAGCATTATCACTCATATGGCTAGAACTCTAAATGTAGATTTTAACATCGTTTGGGGAAAGCTTGAAAAGCTAAACGAAAACGTCCTTGGCTCACTCGTGATAAACGTAGAAAAAGAAGATGAGGCAAAAGTGATAGAGTACGTCAAACAAAGTGGCGTCTTGTGGGAGGTAGCGTGATGCTTAGGATAGATTTTTCTAAATTTCCTGATGTCTTTGAGCGAATTTTACTTCCTGCGATAAACGAGACGCTTTATATGAGCTTGGTTTCCACGCTGCTTGCATTTGCACTTGGACTTATCCCCGCGGTGCTTTTAGTGCTTAGCGATAAAGATGGACTTAAGCCGAACAAAAAGCTATATTTCGTGCTTGACATACTTGTAAATACGCTTAGAAGCTTTCCGTTTATAATACTAATAATAGTTCTTTTTCCGCTAACCAAAATGATAGTCGGAACAAGTATAGGCACTACGGCTGCGATAGTTCCATTAACCATAGGTGCTGCTCCTTTTATCGCTAGGCTCATCGAAAGCGCGTTAAAAGAGGTTGATAAAGGCATAATCGAAGCCGCAAAAAGCTTTGGAGCCTCAAATTCGCAGATTATATTTAAGATAATGTTCGTTGAGGCACTTCCCGGCATAATATCAGCCATAACTCTTACCTTGATAGTTATCGTTGGATTCTCAGCGATGGCTGGAGCGGTCGGCGGAGGCGGTCTTGGAGCAGTAGCGATAAACTACGGATATCAGCGCTTTAGACCTGACATCATGCTTTATACGGTGGTTATCCTAATCATAATGGTTCAAATTTTTCAATCAATAGGAAATTTACTCTACAAAGTAACAAAAAAGTAGCATTTTTTGTTACTTTTATTTTTTTTTAAATATTTTTTATCTAAAATCTCAAAATTATTTTAATTTGAAAGAAAGGATAGAAGATGAAATCAGATATGTGCGAAATGTGTCGTTGTGTAAAATTTAAGTCGTCGAAAGACTAACGCTAAGCACAAATTTCTTTTTAAGTGCTTAGTTCTGGCTAAACATTTAAAAAGAAATTTAATAAGCTTCCCGCCTATACTATCCTTTTAAATGAATTAGCTGTATTTATAAATTTAAAGGATAAAAAAATGAAATTTTCTAAAATTCTACTTGGTGCACTACTTGCAGTAACTTTAAGCTCGGCTGATAAAGCTAAGACAATCATAGTTGGCGCTACGCCTGTTCCTCACGCAGAAATTCTTGAAGTAGTTAAACCTCTACTTGAAAAAGATGGGTTTAAACTTGAGATCAAAGAGTTTAACGACTACACTATCCCAAATTTGGCAACCGAAGATGGCGATCTTGACGCAAATTTCTTTCAACACTTGCCATATCTAAACGAATTTAACAAAAACAAAGGTACTCATCTGGTTAAAACTGTAGGCGTTCACCTTGAGCCAATGGGAGTTTATTCGGCTAAGATAAAAGATCTAAGCGAACTAAAAAACGGCGACACTGTAGCGATACCAAATGATCCTACAAACGAAAGCCGCGCACTAGACGTGCTTGCAAGCGCAGGACTTATCAAACTAAACGATAATCCTCTAAAAACTCCGCTTGATATCGTAGAAAATCCTAAAAATTTAAAATTTAGCGAGATCGAAGCAGCGCAAATTCCAAGAACACTAAGTGACGTAACTATCGCGGTTATCAATACAAACTACGCTTTAAACGCGAAGCTAAATCCGTCAAAAGATGCGCTTGCGCTTGAGAGCAAAGATAGCCCTTATACGAACTACGTGGTTGTAAAAGTAGGCAATGAAAACGCTCCAAAAATAAAAGCTTTAGATAAAGCTATAAATTCGGCTGAAGTGAAAAAATTTATAGAGAGTAAATACGAAGGCGCTATTCTTCCTGCGTTTTAATGCAACCCAAAGCCTAAACATTTAGTTTAGGCTTTTATATAAATCCAAATTTTACTACAAAGGCTAAATTTGCTCAGTGAAGTTATAAATTTTATCGTTGAGACTGTCGGGCAATGGGGATATGTCGGCATATTTTGCATGATGTTTTTAGAAAGCTCGTTTTTCCCGTTTCCAAGCGAGATAGTTATGATACCTGCTGGGTATCTTGCAAGCAAAGGTGAGATGAATCTAATCCTAGCTTTTTTAGCAGGCACCGGTGGCTCTTTAGCGGGTGCGGTGTTTAACTACTACTTATGCTACTTTTTCGGAAGAGATCTCATACTAAAATACGGCAAATATGTGCGAATTACAGAAGAAAAGATGCAAAAATTTGAAAATTTCTTTAATAAACACGGCGAAATTTCTACATTTAACTGCCGTCTAATCCCTGGAATTCGTCAATATATAAGCCTTCCGGCAGGTCTAGCTAAAATGAATCTTTTTAAATTTAGCCTTTATACTACACTTGGTGCAGGAATTTGGGTGGCAATCTTACTTGCTGTGGGGTATTATCTAGGAACTGATTACAATAAAGAGCTATTTAAAAATATAGTCTTAGCAATGCTTGTTGCAGTAGCTGCCATAACGGCAATTTATATTTACATAAAAAAATCAAAAAAATAGATTAAGGAGAGATTTGAAGCTCTCCTTTTGATTAGTTAAGAAATCTTCTTTTGCTTTGGTCTAAAGACCTTCATCACATTTTCATCAGTCTCTATATAAGCACCCTCGATAAGATCAATACAGTAAGGTATAGAAGGAAATATCGGCTCCAAGCACTCTCTTATAGCCTTTGGCTGTCCCGGTAAATTTACTATTAAGGCGCGTCCTCTAATGCCTGCTGTTTGGCGTGACAGTATAGCCGTAGGAACAAATTTCAAGCTTGCCGCTCGCATTAGCTCACCAAAGCCGGGCATCATCTTTTCGCATACCGCTTCAGTTGCTTCAGGAGTCACATCTCTAACCGCAGGCCCCGTTCCTCCGGTGGTTAAAACCAGATTACATCCTAGATTATCAACCATATTTATAAGTCGTTCTTTTATAAGTTCAAACTCATCAGGGATTACTTCGTATATATACTCGCGCTCACTTGTTATCCACTCATCAAGCACTGCTTTTATCGCAGGTCCCGATTTATCTTCATAAGCACCTTCGCTTGCTCTATCTGAAAGCGTTAAAATTCCTATTTTTATCTTCATAAATTTTACTCCATTGTTAAAATATATGCGATTTTAGCATATTATTGCAAATTATTCATAAGAGCTTTGTATTATTATCTTTATCGCTGTCTTATCTATACTCTCGTTTGCTATGATGTACTCACAAATTTTTTCCGTTTGCGCCTTCATCCCTCGCAAGAACTCCGATATCTCGCTATACGCTTCTTGAAGTATGCTCTCCACATCAGCAGGATTTGGCACTAGAGTTTTGCCCATACCATACTCAAAAACCATATTTTGAGCGATCTCTTTTGCCTTTGCTATATCGCTGTGAGCGTTTGAAAAGATGTCATCCCTACTCTCTTTTAGAGCGCTCATACCGGCTAGACATACCTTTATGCGAGAAAGCATTTGAGTCTTGGACTCTATCTCGCGTTCGGTAGCTCTAAAATGATCTTCCACAAGCGAAATTTTTTCAAACTCAACTCCAAACCAATACGCACTTAGTGCCTTTGCACTTTGATAAAGGGCTTGAATTTTTTTCTCTTCGTCGTTATAGCTAAGCACGCGCTTTTTGCCAAGCAAGACTTTATTTAGCACGTTTTCAAAGTCGCTCATATCTATCGTGCCTTTGTTATTTCTAAGTGCGTTTATAGCAGCTTCATTCACTAAAGTAGCAAGCGCAGCCCCCGAAAAACCGACACTTATCTTAGCTATATCTTCAGGCGATACGCTAGAGCTTTTATCTTTAAGATATGATTTTAAAATTTCGACCCTGTCTGAAAAATCAGGCATCGATAGATAAATTCTCCTATCAAACCTACCCGAGCGAAGCAAGGCCTCATCTATCATCTCAATCCTGTTTGTAGCGGCTATCACTATGACGCCCGAGTTATCCTCAAAGCCGTCCATTTCGGTTAAAAGCTGATTTAGCGTAGCCTCGCGCTCATCGTTTCTGCTTCCGCCGCGCACTTTACCGACTGCGTCTATTTCGTCGATAAAGATTATCGATGGTGCATAAGCCTTAGCTTTTAAAAACAGCTCTCTAACCCTCTTTGCGCCCATTCCTACGTAAATTTGCACAAATGCAGCTCCACTTTGGTAAAAAAACGGCACGTTTGCCTCTCCTGCTACAGCCTTTGCCACAAGTGTCTTACCAACTCCGGGAGGTCCTATCATAAGTACGCCTTTTGGCATTTTGATACCAAATTTTCTGTATTTGGCAGGATTTTTTAAGAAGTCCACTATCTCGCTAAGTTCAAATTTCACATCTTTTATGCCTGCCACATCGCTAAAGCTTACATTTGATATAGCCGGCACAACCGAGCTTGTAAATATATTTTCAATCTCATACACTCCCATTTTCTCATCGCTTGTGTTTTCCGATTTTTTCTTTAGCTTGTATCTTCCGTAAACAAATAAAACACCGTATCCAATCGCTATAAGAAATATTACAGCTAAAATTTCTTCTATTATAGGATGCTCTTTTTTCACATTTACGGGTACCTTTTGAACTAACTTGCTCATATCTATCCCATCTTTTACGATAGTGTATTTATGCCCGCCTTTTGTCGTGATCAAAATTTCATTTTGCACTATAGTAGCTTCAGATATCAGATTGTCATCAAGTAGCTTTTCGTAACTATCATACATAATATTTTTTGGCTGATTTTTAAAAGCCACTATAGACGTCAAGCATATTAATAGTAGCGCTAAAATAG
This Campylobacter sp. RM16192 DNA region includes the following protein-coding sequences:
- the mog gene encoding molybdopterin adenylyltransferase, with amino-acid sequence MKIKIGILTLSDRASEGAYEDKSGPAIKAVLDEWITSEREYIYEVIPDEFELIKERLINMVDNLGCNLVLTTGGTGPAVRDVTPEATEAVCEKMMPGFGELMRAASLKFVPTAILSRQTAGIRGRALIVNLPGQPKAIRECLEPIFPSIPYCIDLIEGAYIETDENVMKVFRPKQKKIS
- a CDS encoding ATP-dependent metallopeptidase FtsH/Yme1/Tma family protein codes for the protein MQKFKFNKKNIIAILALLLICLTSIVAFKNQPKNIMYDSYEKLLDDNLISEATIVQNEILITTKGGHKYTIVKDGIDMSKLVQKVPVNVKKEHPIIEEILAVIFLIAIGYGVLFVYGRYKLKKKSENTSDEKMGVYEIENIFTSSVVPAISNVSFSDVAGIKDVKFELSEIVDFLKNPAKYRKFGIKMPKGVLMIGPPGVGKTLVAKAVAGEANVPFFYQSGAAFVQIYVGMGAKRVRELFLKAKAYAPSIIFIDEIDAVGKVRGGSRNDEREATLNQLLTEMDGFEDNSGVIVIAATNRIEMIDEALLRSGRFDRRIYLSMPDFSDRVEILKSYLKDKSSSVSPEDIAKISVGFSGAALATLVNEAAINALRNNKGTIDMSDFENVLNKVLLGKKRVLSYNDEEKKIQALYQSAKALSAYWFGVEFEKISLVEDHFRATEREIESKTQMLSRIKVCLAGMSALKESRDDIFSNAHSDIAKAKEIAQNMVFEYGMGKTLVPNPADVESILQEAYSEISEFLRGMKAQTEKICEYIIANESIDKTAIKIIIQSSYE
- a CDS encoding DedA family protein, giving the protein MLSEVINFIVETVGQWGYVGIFCMMFLESSFFPFPSEIVMIPAGYLASKGEMNLILAFLAGTGGSLAGAVFNYYLCYFFGRDLILKYGKYVRITEEKMQKFENFFNKHGEISTFNCRLIPGIRQYISLPAGLAKMNLFKFSLYTTLGAGIWVAILLAVGYYLGTDYNKELFKNIVLAMLVAVAAITAIYIYIKKSKK
- a CDS encoding methionine ABC transporter permease — translated: MLRIDFSKFPDVFERILLPAINETLYMSLVSTLLAFALGLIPAVLLVLSDKDGLKPNKKLYFVLDILVNTLRSFPFIILIIVLFPLTKMIVGTSIGTTAAIVPLTIGAAPFIARLIESALKEVDKGIIEAAKSFGASNSQIIFKIMFVEALPGIISAITLTLIVIVGFSAMAGAVGGGGLGAVAINYGYQRFRPDIMLYTVVILIIMVQIFQSIGNLLYKVTKK
- a CDS encoding MetQ/NlpA family ABC transporter substrate-binding protein; this encodes MKFSKILLGALLAVTLSSADKAKTIIVGATPVPHAEILEVVKPLLEKDGFKLEIKEFNDYTIPNLATEDGDLDANFFQHLPYLNEFNKNKGTHLVKTVGVHLEPMGVYSAKIKDLSELKNGDTVAIPNDPTNESRALDVLASAGLIKLNDNPLKTPLDIVENPKNLKFSEIEAAQIPRTLSDVTIAVINTNYALNAKLNPSKDALALESKDSPYTNYVVVKVGNENAPKIKALDKAINSAEVKKFIESKYEGAILPAF
- a CDS encoding methionine ABC transporter ATP-binding protein; the encoded protein is MIEISNLIKYYGDTKVIDDVSFTVNESEIFALVGHSGAGKSTLLRCINGLESYQSGSVKVYGKEIKDISANELRHFRKDVGMIFQHFALMARKNVFENVATPLEFWKYPKSEIQKRVSELLDLVGLSNKSKSYPGELSGGQKQRVAIARALALNPKILLSDEATSALDPNTTNSILELLKKINRELKISIVIVTHEMEVVKSTSHRAILLEHGKIIGSGRIEDLFLKPDEKMKEFLGEVEILPQSGVNIRLFFPKEVAQKSIITHMARTLNVDFNIVWGKLEKLNENVLGSLVINVEKEDEAKVIEYVKQSGVLWEVA
- a CDS encoding valine--tRNA ligase, giving the protein MSFYNAKEVEEKFYKIWEERGYFEIDANKDIQKEGRKFCIMMPPPNVTGSLHIGHSLTFTLQDIMTRYKRMDGYKTLWQPGLDHAGIATQNVVEKQLLAQGITKESIGREEFVNRVWQWKEKSGGMIVHQMRRLGITPAWSRQRFTMDEGLKKAVKKAFVKLYENGTIVRGNYMINWCTHDGALSDIEVEHKDNKGKLYHIRYFLKDSKDYIVVATTRPETYFGDTAVMVNPNDERYKHLIGKKVILPIINREIEIIADEHVDMEFGTGLVKVTPAHDMNDYEVGKRHNLEFITCFDEAGILNDQCDKFKGLERLEARDIIVAELKKIGNIEKIEDYENQVGYCYRCKNVVEPYISKQWFVKREIADQAIADVSAGLAKFYPAHWVNSFNAWMRELRDWCISRQLWWGHQIPVFYCDECGHEWADEGEPTECKKCKSKNIHQDKDVLDTWFSSGLWSFSTLGWGNGDELKNEKWFEEDLKEFYPNNLLITGFDILFFWVARMMFQGQNALGKLPFSDIYLHALVKDEQGRKMSKSLGNVIDPLDSIEEYSADILRFTLALLAVQGRDIKLSEDKMKLVRNFTNKLYNASKYLLLNESKFEDLDKIELKTKLGIYINSRFNECVKQVRENIDIYRFNDAANALYKFLWDEFCDWGIELSKADKSSVKELGSIFKEAMRLLSPFMPFISEYLYHELSSTNLETSGSIMISRYPEIKEQNLKIEGIFSLVIEAIVAIRRAKATIDLGNSKISKAYVKLNRSENLNEAKEYIALLSKCEQIEFVNNKIDDAICDVSENLEVFISLEGVDMSAMISRLNAQKNKLEKEIMKLSNMLNNEKFVANAPTDVIETNKAGLASAKDQFEKVEAELKKFSK